In Streptomyces violaceusniger Tu 4113, one DNA window encodes the following:
- a CDS encoding MMPL family transporter, giving the protein MAALARWCLRRRAIVIALWLAAFAGVAAAAAVTGSAYSNDYDIPGTDSSKATALLERRLPDRAGDSDTIVWHTKDGAGTVRAPGVERRMTAALRQVPDLPGVASVTGPYGTDDTSRISADQHTAYATVAFRKPAADLGEAEVRRVLDTVRSAASGVRGLEVEMGGVGAGLTERTGPAHLSEAIGVGVAAVVLFLAFGSLAATLLPIATALIGVGTAYAAIGLLGHALTIADFAPMLGMLIGLGVGIDYALFIVTRHRRGLRRGLSVEQAAQRAVVTSGRAVVFAGATVCLALLGMLVLRLSFLNGVAVAAALTVALTVAASLTLLPALLGLIGMRALSRRERSRLAERGPEATAAKGLCARWAVCVERRPKLLGAAAAALIALLALPTFSLHLGTSDQGNGPSASTTRRAYDLLADGFGPGFNGPLTLMGSIDGADDRMAFTQLPKVLRTIDGVASVSAADLDGGGDTGVITVVPKTAPQSRATSDLVGRLRAEVLPQAEEGSSLRVYVGGLTAGYDDFAAVIVSKLPLFVGVVVALGCVLLLLAFRSIGIPIKAAVMNVAAVASSFGVVVAIFQWGWGSELLGLGRAGPIEPFLPVIMVSVLFGLSMDYQVFLVSRMYEEWRRTRDNRTAVRVGLAETSRVINSAAVIMIAVFSAFVLSGDRIIAMFGIGLAAAVALDAFVLRTLLVPALMHLLGGANWWLPGRLERLLPKISIEAEGEGEGRAAGSVPGPVSLPGQSGSGAARAGTARSPVP; this is encoded by the coding sequence ATGGCCGCACTCGCCCGCTGGTGTCTCAGGCGCCGCGCCATCGTCATCGCGCTGTGGCTGGCCGCCTTCGCGGGGGTCGCCGCGGCGGCGGCCGTGACCGGGTCCGCGTACTCGAACGACTACGACATCCCCGGCACCGACTCCTCCAAGGCCACCGCCCTGCTGGAACGGCGGCTGCCCGACCGGGCGGGGGACAGCGACACCATCGTCTGGCACACCAAGGACGGCGCGGGCACCGTACGCGCGCCGGGGGTCGAGCGGCGGATGACGGCGGCGCTGCGGCAGGTCCCGGACCTGCCCGGCGTCGCTTCCGTGACCGGCCCCTACGGCACCGATGACACCAGCCGGATCAGCGCCGACCAGCACACCGCATACGCCACCGTGGCCTTCCGCAAACCCGCCGCCGACCTGGGCGAGGCCGAAGTGCGCCGGGTGCTGGACACGGTGCGCTCCGCCGCCTCCGGGGTTCGGGGCCTGGAGGTCGAGATGGGCGGCGTGGGCGCCGGGCTCACCGAGCGGACCGGACCCGCCCATCTGAGCGAGGCCATCGGGGTCGGCGTGGCCGCCGTCGTCCTCTTCCTCGCCTTCGGCTCGCTCGCGGCGACGCTGCTGCCGATCGCCACCGCGCTCATCGGCGTCGGCACCGCGTACGCGGCCATCGGGCTGCTCGGCCACGCCCTGACCATCGCCGACTTCGCGCCCATGCTCGGCATGCTGATCGGCCTCGGCGTGGGGATCGATTACGCGCTGTTCATCGTCACCCGGCACCGCAGGGGGCTGCGGCGGGGGCTGTCGGTCGAACAGGCCGCACAGCGCGCGGTGGTCACCTCGGGGCGCGCGGTGGTGTTCGCGGGGGCGACCGTCTGTCTCGCGCTCCTCGGCATGCTGGTCCTGCGGCTGTCCTTCCTCAACGGGGTGGCGGTCGCGGCGGCGCTCACCGTCGCCCTTACGGTCGCCGCCTCGCTCACCCTGCTGCCCGCGCTGCTCGGGCTGATCGGCATGCGGGCCCTCAGCCGGCGGGAGCGCAGCCGGCTGGCCGAGCGGGGGCCGGAAGCCACGGCGGCCAAGGGCCTGTGCGCCCGCTGGGCGGTCTGCGTCGAACGCCGCCCCAAGCTGCTGGGGGCCGCCGCGGCCGCCCTCATCGCGCTGCTCGCGCTCCCCACCTTCTCCCTCCACCTGGGCACCTCTGATCAGGGCAACGGCCCCTCGGCCTCGACCACGAGGCGTGCGTACGACCTGCTGGCCGATGGGTTCGGGCCAGGTTTCAACGGGCCGTTGACGCTGATGGGCAGCATCGACGGGGCCGACGACCGTATGGCCTTCACCCAACTGCCCAAGGTCCTGCGCACCATCGACGGGGTCGCCTCGGTGAGCGCCGCGGACCTGGACGGGGGCGGCGACACCGGCGTCATCACGGTCGTCCCCAAGACGGCACCGCAGTCGCGGGCCACCTCCGACCTCGTCGGACGGCTGCGCGCCGAGGTGCTGCCCCAGGCCGAGGAGGGCAGCTCGCTGCGGGTGTACGTCGGCGGGCTGACCGCGGGCTACGACGACTTCGCCGCGGTGATCGTCAGCAAGCTGCCGCTGTTCGTGGGGGTGGTGGTGGCGTTGGGATGTGTGCTGCTGCTGCTCGCGTTCCGCAGCATCGGCATCCCGATCAAGGCGGCGGTCATGAATGTGGCCGCCGTCGCGTCGTCCTTCGGCGTGGTGGTCGCGATCTTCCAATGGGGCTGGGGGAGCGAACTGCTGGGGCTGGGCAGGGCGGGCCCGATCGAGCCCTTCCTGCCGGTGATCATGGTGTCGGTGCTCTTCGGGCTCTCCATGGACTACCAGGTCTTCCTGGTCAGCCGGATGTACGAGGAGTGGCGGCGCACCCGCGACAACCGCACGGCGGTCCGGGTGGGGCTCGCCGAGACCAGCCGGGTCATCAACTCCGCGGCCGTCATCATGATCGCGGTCTTCTCGGCGTTCGTGCTGAGCGGCGACCGGATCATCGCCATGTTCGGCATCGGGCTGGCGGCCGCGGTCGCCCTGGACGCCTTCGTCCTCCGTACGCTCCTGGTGCCCGCCCTGATGCATCTGCTCGGGGGCGCCAACTGGTGGCTGCCGGGCCGGCTGGAGCGGCTGCTGCCGAAGATCAGCATCGAGGCGGAGGGCGAGGGAGAGGGTCGGGCCGCTGGATCGGTGCCGGGGCCGGTGTCGCTGCCGGGACAGTCGGGGAGCGGGGCGGCGCGGGCCGGTACGGCGCGGTCGCCGGTTCCCTAA
- a CDS encoding helix-turn-helix transcriptional regulator has product MLEDVHTTSVSPVFVGRAQELAALEDALARATAGEPQVLLIGGEAGVGKTRLIDEFLASAVAAGAVAAVGGCVEIGADGLPFAPVSTVLRSLRRKLGTELDGAAAGQEGELARLLPELGETARASHDGDGRARLFELTVRLLERLAAERTLVVAIEDLHWADRSTRELLGYLFRSLLSARLLVVATYRSDDIHRRHPLRPFLAEVDRMREVRRIEVSRFTRGEVHAQLTGINGAEPERDLVDRIFKRSDGNAFFVEEIARSLNEGCSTGLSESLRDLLLVRVEALPEEAQGVVRILAEGGSSVEYELLRAVARLGEDELIDALRAAVGANILRPTSDDSGYRFRHALMREAVVDDLLPGERSRLNRRFAQALEAEPALVRADERAARLASYWYYAHDPAKALPAVLQASVEARRRYAHAEQLRLLERAMELWEDAPEEIREAQRPVDYAEVYPACGCEDQALRQLDLLAEVVVAAHMSGQRERALAVAKRALRALDGSGDDPLRAAWFWTQQSKLMEGLARGDGWAELSRAQELVRGLPPSPVHADVMAHVAGWTMTHRPGPEGLAAAERAVELARMVGAESTELNARLTLGYFTGDSGDIERGLAEMREVCRQAVALGDVSVLGRCYVNLASALEGVGRSVEAVETAEEGARILDRVGLVDSRAWLYGNLAESLFSLGRWDEAEAAARKTRRLALGTKPHGTAANRLAELALARGEWDTAERELAAAREHYGAHNTEPQYTLQVAGRVIELAAARGRILEVRAVLDQVVEAGFPPGLQRYAWPLLYTAAAAESAARGLPTAEPGRGEALARLRAAAKRVAQPVPVWRAYAAMLQAERERAEGRDRPDLWGEATDAFAALDRPYPLARARHRWAEALLTPGQGAPAQADREHAAELLVQAHAVAEWLGARPLREEIELLARRARLPLASAATRPALDAPLPRTPALPPAPGSQTSGSQAPGSPVPAAEPADPAEELGLTPRERDVLRLVAAGRSNRQIAEELFISPKTASVHVSNILAKLGVSGRGEAAAVAHRLRLVDGLTDGAAAR; this is encoded by the coding sequence ATGCTCGAAGACGTGCACACCACGTCTGTCAGCCCGGTGTTCGTGGGCCGCGCCCAGGAGTTGGCCGCCCTCGAGGACGCGCTCGCCCGCGCCACCGCGGGCGAGCCGCAGGTGCTGCTGATCGGTGGGGAGGCGGGGGTCGGCAAGACCCGGCTCATCGACGAGTTCCTGGCCTCGGCCGTGGCCGCGGGGGCGGTCGCGGCGGTCGGCGGCTGTGTGGAAATCGGCGCCGACGGGCTGCCGTTCGCGCCTGTGTCCACCGTGCTGCGCTCACTGCGCCGCAAACTGGGCACCGAGCTGGACGGGGCCGCCGCCGGACAGGAGGGCGAACTGGCCCGGCTGCTGCCCGAGTTGGGCGAGACCGCCCGCGCGTCCCACGACGGGGACGGCCGGGCCCGGCTCTTCGAGCTCACCGTACGGCTGCTGGAGCGGCTGGCCGCGGAGCGCACCCTCGTCGTCGCCATCGAGGATCTGCACTGGGCCGACCGCTCCACCCGCGAACTGCTCGGCTATCTCTTCCGCTCGCTGCTCAGCGCCCGGCTGCTGGTCGTGGCCACCTACCGCTCCGACGACATCCACCGCCGCCATCCGCTGCGCCCCTTCCTGGCCGAGGTGGACCGGATGCGCGAGGTGCGGCGCATCGAGGTGTCCCGCTTCACCCGGGGCGAGGTGCACGCCCAGCTCACCGGGATCAACGGGGCCGAGCCGGAGCGCGACCTGGTCGACCGGATCTTCAAGCGCAGCGACGGCAACGCCTTCTTCGTGGAGGAGATCGCCCGCTCCCTCAACGAGGGCTGCAGCACCGGGCTCAGCGAATCCCTGCGCGATCTGCTGCTGGTGCGGGTCGAGGCGCTGCCCGAGGAGGCGCAGGGCGTGGTGCGGATCCTCGCCGAGGGCGGCTCCTCCGTGGAGTACGAACTGCTGCGCGCGGTCGCCCGGCTGGGCGAGGACGAGCTGATCGACGCGTTGCGGGCCGCGGTCGGGGCGAACATCCTGCGCCCCACGTCCGACGACAGCGGCTACCGCTTCCGGCATGCGCTGATGCGCGAGGCCGTCGTCGACGATCTGCTGCCCGGGGAGCGCTCCCGCCTCAACCGGCGCTTCGCACAGGCCCTGGAGGCCGAGCCCGCGCTGGTGCGGGCCGATGAGCGGGCCGCCCGGCTGGCCAGCTACTGGTACTACGCCCACGACCCCGCCAAGGCCCTGCCCGCCGTGCTCCAGGCGTCCGTCGAGGCCCGGCGGCGGTACGCCCACGCGGAGCAGTTGCGGCTGCTGGAGCGGGCCATGGAGCTGTGGGAGGACGCCCCCGAGGAGATACGGGAGGCGCAGCGGCCCGTGGACTACGCCGAGGTGTACCCCGCCTGCGGCTGTGAGGACCAGGCGCTGCGCCAGCTCGATCTGCTCGCCGAGGTGGTGGTGGCCGCGCATATGTCCGGGCAGCGGGAGCGGGCGCTGGCCGTCGCCAAGCGGGCACTGCGGGCGCTGGACGGAAGCGGTGACGACCCTTTGCGGGCCGCCTGGTTCTGGACCCAGCAGTCCAAGCTGATGGAGGGCCTGGCACGCGGGGACGGCTGGGCGGAGCTGAGCCGTGCCCAGGAGCTGGTGCGCGGGCTGCCGCCGTCCCCCGTGCACGCCGACGTCATGGCGCACGTGGCGGGCTGGACGATGACCCACCGGCCCGGGCCGGAGGGCCTGGCGGCCGCCGAACGGGCGGTGGAGCTGGCCCGGATGGTCGGCGCCGAGAGCACGGAGCTGAACGCCCGGCTGACGCTGGGCTACTTCACCGGTGACTCCGGCGACATCGAGCGCGGGCTGGCCGAGATGCGCGAGGTCTGCAGACAGGCCGTGGCCCTCGGCGACGTCAGCGTCCTGGGGCGGTGCTATGTCAATCTCGCCTCGGCGCTGGAGGGGGTCGGCCGGTCGGTCGAGGCGGTGGAGACCGCCGAGGAGGGCGCCCGGATCCTGGACCGCGTCGGCCTGGTGGACTCCCGGGCCTGGCTGTACGGGAATCTGGCCGAGTCGCTGTTCTCCCTGGGCCGCTGGGACGAGGCGGAGGCGGCGGCCCGGAAGACCCGGCGGCTCGCCCTCGGCACCAAGCCGCATGGCACCGCCGCCAACCGGCTCGCTGAACTGGCGCTGGCGCGCGGCGAGTGGGACACGGCGGAGCGCGAGCTGGCCGCCGCCCGGGAGCACTACGGCGCCCACAACACCGAACCGCAGTACACCCTCCAGGTCGCGGGCCGGGTCATCGAACTCGCGGCGGCACGCGGCCGGATCCTGGAGGTCCGGGCCGTGCTGGACCAGGTCGTGGAGGCCGGTTTCCCGCCCGGGCTGCAGCGCTACGCCTGGCCGCTGCTGTACACGGCCGCCGCGGCCGAGTCGGCCGCGCGCGGACTGCCCACGGCCGAGCCGGGCCGGGGCGAGGCGCTGGCCCGGCTCCGGGCCGCCGCGAAGCGGGTGGCCCAGCCCGTGCCGGTATGGCGGGCCTACGCGGCGATGCTCCAGGCCGAACGGGAGCGCGCCGAGGGCCGGGACCGGCCCGACCTCTGGGGCGAGGCCACGGACGCCTTCGCCGCGCTGGACCGCCCGTATCCGCTGGCCCGCGCCCGCCACCGCTGGGCGGAGGCGCTGCTCACCCCCGGCCAGGGCGCCCCGGCCCAGGCCGATCGCGAGCACGCCGCCGAACTGCTCGTCCAGGCGCATGCCGTGGCCGAGTGGCTGGGCGCCCGCCCGCTGCGCGAGGAGATCGAGCTGCTGGCCCGGCGCGCCCGGCTGCCCCTGGCGTCCGCCGCGACCCGCCCCGCGCTCGACGCGCCCCTGCCCCGCACCCCCGCGTTGCCCCCGGCCCCGGGCTCCCAGACTTCGGGCTCCCAGGCCCCGGGCTCTCCGGTCCCTGCGGCCGAGCCCGCCGATCCGGCCGAGGAGCTGGGGCTGACACCCCGGGAGCGGGATGTGCTGCGGCTGGTCGCCGCGGGGCGCAGCAATCGCCAGATCGCCGAGGAGCTCTTCATCTCGCCCAAGACGGCGAGCGTCCATGTCTCCAACATCCTCGCCAAGCTGGGCGTCTCGGGCCGGGGCGAGGCGGCCGCCGTGGCCCATCGGCTGCGGCTGGTGGACGGCCTGACCGACGGCGCGGCGGCGCGCTGA
- a CDS encoding DUF6191 domain-containing protein: protein MFNLIEELFAPGRKHTEEERNRLEVTLDETGSSDPGKGPVDLDSGRVVIRPREEG, encoded by the coding sequence ATGTTCAACCTCATCGAGGAGCTCTTCGCACCCGGCCGCAAGCACACCGAGGAAGAGCGCAACCGGCTGGAGGTCACGCTCGACGAGACGGGCAGCAGTGACCCGGGAAAGGGCCCTGTGGACCTCGACTCCGGCCGGGTGGTGATCCGGCCCCGCGAAGAGGGCTGA